The following proteins are co-located in the Pseudomonas sp. ATCC 13867 genome:
- a CDS encoding heme-binding protein produces MLNKAVLTQQEVGRILAAARAEAQRNHWAVSIVVVDDGGHPLALERLDGCAPASAYIATEKARSAALGRRETKGYEDMVNGGRTAFVTAPLITSLEGGVPVVLDGQVIGAVGVSGVKAGEDAQVASAGVAAL; encoded by the coding sequence ATGCTCAACAAAGCCGTTCTGACCCAGCAGGAAGTCGGCCGCATCCTCGCCGCCGCCCGCGCCGAAGCGCAGCGCAACCACTGGGCGGTGTCCATCGTGGTGGTCGACGACGGCGGCCACCCGCTGGCCCTGGAGCGCCTCGACGGCTGTGCCCCGGCCAGCGCCTACATCGCCACCGAGAAGGCCCGCAGCGCGGCACTGGGCCGGCGCGAAACCAAGGGCTACGAGGACATGGTCAACGGCGGCCGTACCGCCTTCGTCACCGCGCCACTGATCACCTCGCTCGAAGGCGGTGTGCCAGTGGTGCTGGACGGCCAGGTGATCGGCGCGGTGGGCGTTTCCGGAGTGAAGGCCGGCGAGGATGCGCAGGTCGCCAGCGCCGGAGTGGCCGCGCTTTGA
- the glcD gene encoding glycolate oxidase subunit GlcD, whose protein sequence is MNILYDERVDGALPAVDKSALLAELRAALPDLELLHRAEDLKPYECDGLSAYRTVPMLVALPERIEQVQALLRLCHARKVPVVARGAGTGLSGGALPLEKGILLVMARFNRILEVNPQGRYARVQPGVRNLAISQAAAPHGLYYAPDPSSQIACSIGGNVAENAGGVHCLKYGLTVHNLLKVDILTVEGEHLTLGSDALDSPGLDLLALFTGSEGMLGIVTEVTVKLLPRPQVARVLLASFDSVEKAGRAVADIIAAGIIPGGLEMMDNLSIRAAEDFIHAGYPVDAAAILLCELDGVEADVQDDCERVDRVLRAAGATDVRLACDEAERVRFWAGRKNAFPAVGRISPDYYCMDGTIPRRELPRVLHGIAELSQEFGLRVANVFHAGDGNMHPLILFDANVPGELERAEAIGGKILELCVAVGGSITGEHGVGREKINQMCAQFNSDELTLFHAVKAAFDPDRLLNPGKNIPTLHRCAEFGAMHVHHGQLPFPDLERF, encoded by the coding sequence ATGAACATCCTCTACGACGAACGCGTCGATGGCGCGCTGCCTGCCGTCGACAAGTCCGCCCTGCTGGCCGAGCTGCGTGCGGCCCTGCCCGACCTCGAACTGCTGCACCGCGCCGAAGACCTCAAGCCCTACGAATGCGACGGCCTTTCCGCCTACCGCACCGTGCCCATGCTGGTGGCGCTGCCCGAGCGCATCGAGCAGGTACAGGCGCTGCTCAGGCTCTGCCATGCGCGCAAGGTGCCAGTGGTCGCGCGCGGCGCGGGCACCGGGCTCTCCGGCGGCGCGCTGCCGCTGGAGAAAGGCATCCTGCTGGTGATGGCGCGCTTCAACCGGATTCTCGAGGTGAACCCGCAGGGGCGCTACGCCCGCGTTCAGCCCGGCGTACGCAACCTGGCGATTTCCCAGGCCGCCGCGCCGCACGGGCTGTATTACGCGCCGGACCCATCCTCGCAGATCGCCTGTTCCATCGGCGGCAACGTCGCCGAGAACGCCGGCGGCGTGCATTGCCTGAAGTACGGCCTGACCGTGCACAACCTGCTGAAGGTCGACATCCTTACCGTCGAGGGCGAGCACCTGACGCTGGGCAGCGACGCCCTGGACAGTCCCGGTCTCGACCTGCTGGCGCTGTTCACCGGTTCCGAGGGCATGCTCGGCATCGTCACCGAAGTCACCGTCAAGCTGCTACCGCGTCCGCAGGTGGCGCGGGTGCTGCTGGCCAGTTTCGATTCGGTGGAAAAGGCCGGCCGCGCGGTGGCCGACATCATCGCCGCCGGCATCATCCCCGGCGGGCTGGAGATGATGGACAACCTGTCGATCCGCGCCGCCGAGGACTTCATCCACGCCGGCTACCCGGTGGACGCGGCGGCCATCCTGCTGTGCGAACTGGACGGAGTGGAAGCCGACGTGCAGGACGACTGCGAGCGCGTCGACCGCGTGCTTCGGGCAGCCGGCGCCACCGACGTGCGCCTGGCCTGTGACGAAGCCGAGCGCGTGCGCTTCTGGGCCGGACGCAAGAACGCCTTCCCGGCGGTGGGGCGCATCTCGCCGGACTACTACTGCATGGACGGCACCATCCCGCGTCGCGAGCTGCCGCGCGTGCTGCATGGCATCGCCGAGCTGTCGCAGGAATTCGGCCTGCGCGTGGCCAACGTGTTCCATGCCGGCGACGGCAACATGCACCCACTGATCCTCTTCGACGCCAACGTGCCCGGCGAGCTGGAACGCGCCGAGGCCATCGGCGGGAAAATCCTCGAACTCTGCGTGGCGGTGGGCGGCAGCATCACCGGCGAGCACGGCGTGGGGCGCGAGAAAATCAACCAGATGTGCGCGCAGTTCAACAGCGACGAGCTGACCCTGTTCCACGCGGTGAAGGCGGCGTTCGACCCGGACCGCCTGCTCAACCCCGGCAAGAACATCCCCACCCTGCACCGCTGCGCCGAATTCGGCGCGATGCACGTGCACCACGGGCAACTGCCCTTCCCCGACCTGGAGCGCTTCTGA
- the glcF gene encoding glycolate oxidase subunit GlcF, translating to MQTNLSEQARHLPRAEEAERILRSCVHCGFCTATCPTYQLLGDELDGPRGRIYLIKQVLEGAEPSASTREHLDRCLSCRNCETTCPSGVDYHNLLDIGRAVVEQQVPRTFSERVMRRGLRAVVPNAALFGALAKAGRTFYPLLPNSLQSKLPRHPHPPVERPKPRHTRRMLMLEGCVQPALSPNTNAAATRVLDRLGISVIPAADAGCCGAVDYHLNAQEQGLERARRNIDAWWPSIQAGAEAIVQTASGCGAFVRDYGHLLERDAQYAAKARRVSELSRDLSEVLRDEPLEELHLHGDRRLAFHCPCTLQHALKLGGAVEGVLTRMGFSLTAVPDSHLCCGSAGTYSLTQPELSIRLRDNRLQALESGRPEVIVTANIGCQTHLDGAGRTPVRHWIELVEEALADAPLESRQDEVQACSTKPF from the coding sequence ATGCAAACCAACCTGAGCGAACAGGCCAGGCACCTGCCACGCGCCGAGGAAGCCGAGCGCATCCTGCGCTCCTGCGTGCACTGCGGCTTCTGCACCGCCACCTGCCCGACCTACCAGTTGCTGGGCGACGAACTGGACGGTCCGCGCGGGCGCATCTACCTGATCAAGCAGGTGCTCGAAGGCGCGGAGCCCAGCGCCAGCACCCGCGAGCACCTGGACCGCTGCCTGAGCTGCCGCAACTGCGAAACCACCTGCCCTTCCGGCGTGGACTATCACAACCTGCTGGACATCGGCCGCGCGGTGGTCGAGCAGCAGGTGCCGCGTACCTTCAGCGAACGGGTGATGCGTCGCGGCCTGCGCGCCGTGGTGCCGAATGCCGCGCTGTTCGGCGCGCTGGCCAAGGCCGGTCGCACCTTCTACCCGCTGCTGCCGAACAGCCTGCAGAGCAAGCTGCCGCGCCATCCGCATCCGCCCGTGGAGCGCCCGAAGCCGCGCCACACGCGGCGCATGCTGATGCTCGAAGGCTGCGTGCAGCCGGCCCTTTCGCCCAACACCAATGCCGCCGCCACGCGGGTGCTGGATCGTCTCGGCATCAGTGTGATCCCGGCGGCAGACGCCGGTTGCTGCGGCGCCGTGGACTATCACCTGAATGCCCAGGAACAGGGGCTGGAACGGGCGCGCAGGAACATCGACGCCTGGTGGCCGTCGATCCAGGCCGGCGCCGAAGCCATCGTGCAGACGGCCAGCGGCTGCGGCGCCTTCGTCCGCGACTACGGCCATCTGCTGGAGCGCGATGCACAGTACGCGGCCAAGGCCCGGCGGGTCAGCGAACTGTCGCGCGATCTGTCCGAAGTGCTGCGCGACGAGCCGCTGGAGGAATTGCACCTGCACGGCGATCGCCGCCTGGCCTTCCATTGCCCGTGCACGCTGCAGCACGCACTGAAGCTCGGCGGCGCGGTGGAAGGCGTGCTCACACGGATGGGCTTCAGCCTCACCGCCGTGCCGGACAGCCACCTGTGCTGCGGCTCCGCCGGGACCTATTCGCTGACCCAGCCGGAGCTGTCGATACGCCTGCGCGACAACCGCCTGCAGGCGCTGGAAAGCGGCCGGCCGGAAGTCATAGTCACCGCCAACATCGGCTGCCAGACGCACCTGGACGGCGCCGGCCGTACGCCGGTGCGGCACTGGATCGAACTGGTGGAAGAGGCGCTCGCCGATGCGCCTTTGGAATCCCGTCAAGACGAGGTGCAAGCATGCTCAACAAAGCCGTTCTGA
- the glcE gene encoding glycolate oxidase subunit GlcE — protein MPDASSELLEQVNQALAAHTPLRIRGGDSKAFLGRPVNGVELDMRPHSGIVSYDPTELVLTARAGTPLAEIEAALEAAGQMLPCEPPDHSGATFGGVVAAGLSGPRRPWSGSVRDYVLGTRLITGHGKLLRFGGEVMKNVAGYDLSRLLAGSFGCLGVITEVSMKVLPKPRMCASLRLEMGVRQALGELAEWGAQPIPITAACYDGTALHLRLEGGEGSVCSARLRLGGEEIDSGYWQDLREQRLGFFASPGTLWRLSLPNATPALSLPGEQLIDWGGAQRWLKSEADAELIRHSVAEVGGHALRYAPGDDGFHPLPAALLRYHRSLKQQLDPQGLFNPGRMYREL, from the coding sequence ATGCCCGACGCCAGCAGCGAACTGCTCGAGCAGGTGAACCAGGCGCTCGCGGCGCACACGCCGTTGCGCATTCGCGGCGGCGACAGCAAGGCCTTCCTCGGCCGCCCGGTGAACGGCGTGGAACTGGACATGCGCCCGCACAGCGGCATCGTCAGCTACGACCCGACCGAACTGGTGCTGACCGCCCGCGCCGGCACGCCGCTGGCGGAGATCGAAGCGGCGCTGGAGGCGGCCGGACAGATGCTGCCGTGCGAGCCACCCGATCATTCGGGCGCGACCTTCGGCGGCGTGGTCGCTGCCGGGCTCTCCGGCCCGCGCCGCCCCTGGTCGGGCTCGGTGCGCGACTACGTGCTGGGCACGCGGCTGATCACCGGCCACGGCAAGCTGCTGCGCTTCGGCGGCGAGGTGATGAAGAACGTCGCCGGCTACGACCTGTCGCGCCTGCTGGCGGGCAGCTTCGGCTGCCTGGGAGTGATCACCGAAGTCTCGATGAAGGTGCTGCCCAAGCCGCGGATGTGCGCCAGCCTGCGCCTGGAAATGGGCGTCCGTCAGGCGCTGGGTGAACTCGCCGAATGGGGTGCGCAGCCGATCCCGATCACCGCCGCCTGCTACGACGGCACCGCGCTGCACCTGCGCCTGGAAGGCGGCGAAGGCTCGGTGTGCTCCGCGCGCCTGCGCCTGGGCGGCGAGGAGATCGACAGCGGCTACTGGCAGGACCTGCGCGAGCAGCGCCTGGGCTTCTTCGCCAGCCCCGGCACGCTCTGGCGGCTGTCGCTGCCCAACGCGACGCCGGCGCTGTCCCTGCCGGGCGAACAACTGATCGACTGGGGTGGCGCGCAGCGCTGGCTGAAGTCCGAGGCCGATGCCGAGCTGATCCGCCACAGCGTCGCCGAAGTCGGCGGCCACGCCCTACGCTACGCACCCGGCGACGACGGCTTCCACCCGCTGCCCGCCGCCCTGCTGCGCTACCACCGCAGCCTCAAGCAGCAGCTCGACCCGCAAGGCCTCTTCAACCCCGGCCGGATGTACAGGGAGCTCTGA
- a CDS encoding lactate permease LctP family transporter, with product MQTWQQLYTPLGSLGLSALAALVPIIFFFLALAVFRLKGHVAGAITLVLSLLIAITVYHMPVDKALASAVYGFFYGLWPIAWIIVAAVFLYKLTVKSGQFEIIRSSVLSITVDQRLQVVLIGFSFGAFLEGAAGFGAPVAITAALLVGLGFNPLYAAGLCLIANTAPVAFGALGIPIIVAGQVSGVDAFKIGAMAGRQLPILSVIVPFWLVAMMDGWRGIRETWPALLVAGGTFAISQFLTSNFIGPELPDITSALLSMVCLTLFLRVWQPANVRETEFSSINADGTATLGGLGSGGQRQESQYSFGQIFKAWSPFLILTVLVTIWTMKPFKAMFLPGGALENWVAVIAVPYLDQLVLKAAPIVANPTPIPAIYKFDLVSASGTAIFLAALISMAILRIGAKSGAATFGETLKELKWPVLTIGMVLAFAFVTNYSGMSTTLALVLAGTGAAFPFFSPFLGWLGVFLTGSDTSSNALFGSLQATTAHQLGVSDTLLVAANTTGGVTGKMISPQSIAVACAATGMVGRESDLFRFTVKHSLIFAAFIGLITLAQAYVFTGMLVH from the coding sequence ATGCAAACCTGGCAGCAGCTCTATACCCCGCTCGGCAGCCTCGGCCTCTCGGCCCTGGCGGCCCTCGTGCCGATCATTTTCTTCTTCCTCGCCCTGGCAGTGTTCCGCCTCAAGGGCCACGTCGCCGGCGCCATCACCCTGGTGCTGTCGCTGCTGATCGCCATCACCGTCTACCACATGCCGGTGGACAAGGCGCTGGCCTCAGCGGTCTACGGTTTCTTCTACGGGCTCTGGCCGATCGCCTGGATCATCGTGGCGGCGGTGTTCCTCTACAAGCTGACGGTCAAAAGCGGGCAGTTCGAGATCATCCGCAGCTCGGTGCTGTCGATCACCGTCGACCAGCGCCTGCAGGTGGTGCTGATCGGCTTCTCCTTCGGCGCCTTCCTCGAGGGCGCGGCGGGCTTCGGTGCGCCGGTGGCGATCACCGCGGCGCTGCTGGTGGGGCTGGGCTTCAACCCGTTGTACGCAGCCGGCCTGTGCCTGATCGCCAACACGGCGCCGGTGGCCTTCGGCGCGCTGGGCATCCCGATCATCGTCGCCGGGCAGGTGTCGGGCGTGGATGCCTTCAAGATCGGCGCCATGGCCGGGCGGCAGTTGCCGATCCTGTCGGTGATCGTGCCCTTCTGGCTGGTGGCGATGATGGACGGCTGGCGCGGCATTCGCGAGACCTGGCCGGCGCTGCTGGTGGCCGGCGGCACCTTCGCCATCAGCCAGTTCCTCACTTCCAACTTCATCGGCCCGGAATTGCCGGACATCACCTCGGCGCTGCTGAGCATGGTCTGCCTGACCCTGTTCCTGCGCGTGTGGCAGCCGGCGAACGTGCGTGAGACGGAGTTCTCCAGCATCAACGCCGACGGCACGGCGACGCTGGGCGGCCTCGGTAGCGGCGGCCAGCGCCAGGAGTCGCAGTACAGCTTCGGACAGATCTTCAAGGCCTGGTCGCCCTTCCTGATTCTCACCGTACTGGTGACCATCTGGACCATGAAGCCGTTCAAGGCGATGTTCCTGCCCGGCGGCGCGCTGGAGAACTGGGTGGCGGTGATCGCCGTGCCCTACCTCGACCAGTTGGTGCTCAAGGCGGCGCCCATCGTCGCCAACCCGACGCCCATTCCGGCGATCTACAAGTTCGACCTGGTGTCGGCCAGCGGCACGGCAATCTTCCTCGCGGCGCTGATCTCCATGGCCATCCTGCGCATCGGCGCAAAGAGCGGCGCAGCGACTTTCGGCGAGACGCTGAAGGAGCTCAAGTGGCCGGTGCTGACCATCGGCATGGTGCTGGCCTTCGCCTTCGTCACCAACTACTCGGGGATGTCCACCACCCTGGCGCTGGTGCTGGCGGGAACCGGCGCGGCCTTCCCGTTCTTCTCGCCCTTCCTCGGTTGGCTGGGGGTTTTCCTGACGGGGTCGGACACCTCGTCCAACGCCCTGTTCGGCTCACTGCAGGCGACCACCGCGCACCAGCTCGGGGTCAGCGACACGCTGCTGGTAGCGGCCAACACCACCGGCGGGGTGACCGGCAAGATGATCTCGCCGCAGTCCATCGCCGTGGCTTGCGCGGCCACCGGAATGGTCGGGCGCGAGTCGGACCT